GTTGTTCCAGCCATAATGATTGCCGCGGTTGTTGCGGCCATAACGGCGGTAGTCGCGGCGATCGCCCCGACGATCAACACGCCGATCGGCACGACGATCATCGCGACGGTCGTAGCGGCGATCATCCGAACGGGCATCGCGGCGGTCGCCGTCGCGATATTGCTCGGTCTGGCGTGATTGGTCACGACTCTGTGCGCTGGCGGAGGTGGATGCGCCGAGCATCGCCAGCGCCAGGCCGGCTGCATACAGGAATTTCATGATGATCCTCTCGGGCCCGGGTTGGGCCTGTAACGATCATACGATCCGCTGACCGCATCGTTCCTGAACCGGTTCGTCAGCCCCTGTATTGGTTGGGGCGGCGGGCCAATGCCCCCCAATGATATATTATTGATGCAAATCAATGGTCCGCGCTAACGACTCGCAACAGGGGAGATGGTGGAACGAAGCGGATGGCTTGAAGTTAAACCGGCAGAATAGGGAGATTTCACATGCCGGATTCAAACAACCAGGACGCAATCGCTCTTCTCAAGGCAGACCACCGCACGGTGGAGGAACTGTTCGAACAGTTTGAAGGCGCAACCAGCGCCTCGAAGAAGCAAAAGATCGCGATGCAAGTGTGCATGGAACTGACGGTTCACGCCACAATCGAGGAGGAGATCTTCTATCCAGCCTGTGAGGGGCATGTGGAGGAAGATTTGCTCAAGGAAGCCTATGTCGAGCATGACGGCGCCAAGGTATTGATCGCCGAGATCGAGGCGGGCAGCCCCGACGACGATTATTACGACGCCAAGGTGAAGGTGCTGTC
This portion of the Sphingomonas sp. So64.6b genome encodes:
- a CDS encoding hemerythrin domain-containing protein — encoded protein: MPDSNNQDAIALLKADHRTVEELFEQFEGATSASKKQKIAMQVCMELTVHATIEEEIFYPACEGHVEEDLLKEAYVEHDGAKVLIAEIEAGSPDDDYYDAKVKVLSEQIEHHVREEEARMEGMFSQARKAGLDMDALGEQLRARKEELVATYKASGLPKPELATFTETTV